The Fragaria vesca subsp. vesca linkage group LG2, FraVesHawaii_1.0, whole genome shotgun sequence genome includes a window with the following:
- the LOC101293752 gene encoding protein TRANSPARENT TESTA 12-like, with the protein MEYGENQPLLLGHELLHSRISDLSSTAIEELLEQPPPTPALERLAWLLAWESRLILHVSSSSIIAGIFNNLLGFVTLTLCSQLSIVELAGASIANLVIQGFAYGIMLGIASAVPTVCAQAYGAKQYAAMGIMCQRAIILHLGAAVLLTFLCWWSSPMLVAMGVSEIIADQGQLFTRGIIPQLYALAINYPQQRFLQSQNLVIPLALIAVVTFAIHLVCTWLVLNVYHYGVMGAALTLSFSWWLLVLFCAIYIGFSSKCKDTWTGFSWKAFTGMWPYFKLTVASAIMLCLEIWYFQLVILISWVPGNAVSLESICICMNYWNWILQFLLGLNAAASVRMGNELGAGHPRVAKFSLFLVNVNSIVISLIFTTMVLIFGVRLSRIFTTEAEALVAVSDLIPLLAISIFFNAIQPILSGVAVGTKWRIIVAYVNLLFYYIIGTITGFGWQAGIWWGMVIGFFLETATVIILTARTNWNREVENVADRMKNMCN; encoded by the exons TTGAACGGTTAGCTTGGTTGCTGGCTTGGGAGTCGAGACTCATCTTGCATGTTTCCAGTTCATCTATCATTGCTGGGATTTTCAATAACTTGCTTGGCTTCGTCACACTTACACTTTGTAGCCAGTTGAGTATTGTGGAGCTTGCTGGTGCCTCCATTGCCAATCTTGTTATTCAGGGGTTTGCTTATGGGATCATG TTGGGCATAGCAAGTGCAGTGCCAACGGTGTGCGCTCAAGCCTATGGTGCCAAGCAATATGCAGCAATGGGAATCATGTGCCAAAGAGCAATCATCTTGCACTTGGGAGCAGCAGTTCTGCTAACATTTCTATGCTGGTGGTCAAGCCCCATGCTCGTCGCAATGGGCGTATCGGAGATCATAGCCGACCAGGGACAACTGTTTACACGGGGCATAATCCCTCAACTCTATGCATTGGCAATAAACTACCCACAGCAGAGGTTCCTTCAATCACAGAACTTGGTGATTCCTTTGGCTCTCATCGCTGTGGTTACTTTCGCCATACACCTTGTGTGCACTTGGTTGGTACTTAATGTATACCACTATGGTGTAATGGGTGCTGCCCTAACGCTTAGTTTCTCTTGGTGGCTACTGGTATTGTTTTGTGCGATTTACATTGGTTTTAGCTCAAAGTGCAAAGACACTTGGACTGGCTTCTCTTGGAAAGCCTTCACAGGAATGTGGCCTTATTTTAAGTTAACTGTTGCCTCTGCTATCATGCTCTG TTTGGAGATATGGTACTTCCAATTGGTAATACTGATATCATGGGTCCCCGGGAATGCAGTCTCACTAGAATCCATTTGTATTTG CATGAACTACTGGAACTGGATTCTGCAATTTCTGTTAGGCCTAAATGCAGCAGCCAG TGTTAGAATGGGAAATGAGCTTGGGGCCGGTCATCCAAGGGTGGCAAAATTTTCACTGTTCTTAGTGAATGTGAACAGCATCGTGATTAGTTTAATCTTCACAACAATGGTATTGATCTTCGGGGTTAGGTTAAGTCGGATATTTACAACCGAGGCTGAAGCTCTCGTGGCAGTCTCTGATCTGATTCCATTGCTAGCCATCTCTATTTTCTTTAATGCCATTCAACCTATACTATCAG GTGTGGCAGTTGGAACTAAATGGCGAATTATCGTAGCTTATGTTAATCTCCTGTTTTACTATATCATTGGTACCATAACTGGGTTTGGATGGCAAGCA GGGATTTGGTGGGGGATGGTTATTGGATTTTTTCTAGAAACAGCAACTGTGATTATTCTCACTGCCAGAACAAACTGGAACCGAGAG GTTGAAAATGTAGCTGATCGCATGAAAAATATGTGCAACTGA